From the Vicinamibacterales bacterium genome, the window CGGCGTAGGTGATGTAGTCACCGACTTCGAACGGCACCTGGAAGTATGGGCTCGGCATGGCCGTATTGGCGGGAATCAGCGCTGGGGCGTTGGTCGTGAAGTTGGTGGTCCCCACGGGCCGCATGGCTTGCGGGCAGGCCGCATCGTCGAGGACGGCCGGATTCGTGCGCGGGAAGCACATGGGGTAGCCGGTCCCGGCGGAAATCGTCGGGTTGTCCGGATCCACGGTGAACCGCACGTCGGGCGATATCGAGCGCCCGTACCGGCCCACCGGATCGTTCAGGCGCACACGAGTGCCGCTGCACAGCACGCCGCCGGCAGCCGGGCTCGCGTCGGCCACGCAATTGGCGTCCGGGAACAAGCCACCGACGCGCATCTCACCCTTCGCGTAGTCGATGTAGTTGATGTACCCCTGGCCCGAATTCAGACCCTGCTGCGAGACGTAGATCAACCCGGCGATATAGCGATCCCCGTTGGCGTCGATGACGCGGTTGCCCACGACGTGCACCTCGTAGGTCGTCATCGGCTGCGGAATGTCGGCGATCGCCATGCCCGTCGCGACGCCGGTATACGGCGCCGGAGCATGGGCGAACACCTCCGCCCAGGTCAGGGCGTTCGCCGGGAAGATCACGATGGTCTCCGACGGGACGATGACCGCGTGGCCGTTGACTTTCAGCGTGCCGCCTGCATGCGCGCCAATTCCTGCGCCGGTTCCAGCTCCGCCGAGTGTCGCCTCTTGCAGAAAGCCCGTCAGGTCGAACTGCGTCGAGGTCGGAATTGGGAACTGCGCCCGCAGGGGGCCTGACACGTACGACAGGCCGAGTCCCAGGAGCACAGCGACGAGTGTTGCCCACTTGAATCTCATGGTCCTTCTCCTTCGCAAACAGACAACCCAACGCGGGATCCGCGTGGAGGGTCACTGAACCGTTCCCGCTGTGCGCCAGACGGGGTTCGTGGGCCACCGACGCCCTTGGATGGCGCTACGCCGTGTCGACGACGCCCCTCTCCGCGTTGCGGCCACATCTGCGGCGGCGGAGAGGAACTCACCCGCATGTTGTCGGAAGCCACACGCCCGTTGTGCAGACGGCGTGCCGCGGGCGTTGTCGGGGGTCGATCGCGGACGCGGCGAGGGAGACGAACGAGATCGCCGTGAATTCCGGCGAATATGTCGGGAATCTGGAAAGCCGCGGCGCGCGCGTGGCTGTCCCGGGGTGCGCCGCGCGACGAGATCGGAAAGCGCAATTACGAAGAACCGTCAGGAGCGGCGAAAGAGGGCAGGGGGAAACGGCGCCCGCGGGGACAAGGACCCGCGGACTCTGGGGTTGAGGTGAAGTCAGTTCAGCTCGTGAAACAGGTACACGAGCGCTCTGTGCAGATCCAGCCGCGCCTTGCCGAGCGAACTCGGAACGCTCGCGCCCTGCTCGAGCACCTTCAGGGCGTTTGCTTCGGTCAATCCGGGCCGCCACTGCTGCAGCAGCGCGGCCGCGCCGGAGACCAATGCGGTCGAAAACGACGTGCCCCACACCGCGGCGTAGTGGTTGCCGGGATAGGCGGTGATCAGCGCCTCGCCGGGCGCGCTGAGGTCCACCCTGCCGTAGTTGGAGAACACGCTCCGTTGATCCGCCAGGGTCGTCGAGGCGACCGCGATCACGCCGGGCCAGGAAGCGGGATAGGTTGTCATCTGGGATCCGCCGTTCCCGACGGCGGCGACGAGCAGCGTGCGCTGGCTGGCCGCGTAGGTGATGGCGTCCAGCAGCGACTGGGAGGGGCCAGCCAGTGTGAAGCTCATGTTGATGACCGTGGCACCGTGATCCACCGCGTAGTAGATGGCGCTGACGAGGTCCGACATGGACGCGTTCCCATCGGCCCGAAAGGCCTTCAACGGCATGATGCTCGCCGTCGGCGCCACCAGATGCACGAGTCCCGCGACCATCGTGCCGTGCCCGAACGCCGCGGGAAGCTGAGCCGCATTGAGCATGTTCGACGTGGCTTGCTCGAGGATGGCCGCGGTGGATTGATTGAGGATGGCCACGCTGTTCGGCGCCGCGCCGGACAGTTGCTCGAGGATCGCGGCAGTCGATTGGGCGAGGTCGGCGAAATCCGTGGGAACGCCGCCGACGTCGTTCACAAAGTCGTAACCGGGAACGACCACGTCCGCGAGGGCTGGATGGCCAGGGTCGATGCCGGTATCGATGATCGCGACCACACCTCCCCCAGTGGCCAGTTGTTGGGCATCTGCGAGGCGAATCACACCGGCCGCCGGCTGACTCACGTATCCGCCGGGCATCTGGCGGCCGAAGTACGCGACCGGCGCCTGGCGGCTGAACGCCTCGAGGATCGCGGCCGTGGACTGCGCCAAGGCCGGTCCGGCCGACGTTGATTCCGCCAGCGCCAGACTCGTGTCGGTCTCGATGCTGACAGTCAGCGGATCGGCCGCCACGAGAGCCCTCAGGGCGCTGTCCTCCGCGGCCGACTGCGTGTTGGCGAGAACGAGACAGACTTCTTCCGGGCCCTGCTGGTGAACCAGGCGAACATCGATCAGACCGTACCGTCGACACAGCGTGTCGGCGTCGGCCGTGGTCCGCGCGCGGAGAATGAACTGTCCGGCACTTGCCGCGGTGCTGGCAGCCAACAGCAGTACCAGCGCCATCCATGGCGGAACGAACCGTCTCATGATCATCTCCATTCCAACGGCCTCAATCCGTCAGCGGCCTTGGGCTGCGCGGGACCCGCTTCGCGGCTCGCTTCCGCGACATGATCGGAGCCATCAGCGGATTCAGCGCGATCTCGATCCGGCGGGCGCCTTCCTCGACCGGTATGTGCAGTCGCATGCGTCCCGCCGGGATGTACTCGAGGTGAAACTCTCCGTGTTCGTTGCTCGAGGTCGCGGTCAGCACCTCCCGGCCCGACGTCAGGACGATGGGACGGCGCGCGACCGAGAGGGCGACGTCTGCGGGGCAGAGCAACTGGCCCACGAGCGCGATCTCCGGCTGCCCGGGCCGCTGTTCGAGGCGCAGGTCGACGTACACGTCTCCGGCTTCGTAGAGCGCCTGCCGGCTCGTCCGCTCGCTTCCGCGAATGCCGGCCGGGAGCGGGCGCAGCAGGCTGTCTTGCACGAGCCGGGCCATGATCCGTGACAGTCCCCACACGCGCTCGGGCCGAAAGCCCACGAACACGGCGCGCGCACGGCGAATGACATCCACCGGCGGCTCGACCGTCTCGTCGGCCCTCAATTGCGCCATGAGCGCCGCGAGGCGGACGATCATCGCTCGACAGACCTCGCAGCCTGCCATCAGGTGCCCCTCGATGGCCCCCTGGCGGCCTGGACCGCCCAAGCCGCGGAGGTAGTCGATCCCATCCGTCAGGTCGTAGTGCTTCATCGACGCCTCACACGCCACGGCGCGGGAACCGCGCCTCCAGCTCTGACAGTGAGGGGTGGCGATCCGGCCTCCTGATATAGGCCTCCCACTTCATGACGTCTCGTCTCCCTCACGCGGCAGCGGCATCGCCGATGAGCACGAAGGGTGCCCAGAAATACGGATGTGGGTACTCCGCCCGAAGTGACTGCATCGCAGCGGTCAGCGCCTGCGCCTTGTCAGGATGCTCTCGCAGCCGAGCGTAGAACGAGCCCATGAACGCCGCGGTACTCCGGTCGTTCACATCCCACAACGTCACGAGCAATGCCCGCGCACCCGCGTACAGGAGTCCGCGGACCAGACCGATGAGCTCGTCGCCTCCCACCACCGCGCTCAAACCGGTCCCACAGCCGCTCAGCGTGACCAGCTCGGCCGACAGGTGGAGTTGGTACAGGTCGAGGAGGCTGATTTCGCCACTGCCGAGTCGGACGGCGGAGAGCAGTGGGTTGTCCTGACGAAAGAGCCCATGGGTCGCCAGGTGGATATGGCGGGCGCCGGGACCCTGCTCACGCAGATGGTCGAAGGTGGCTTCGCTCCCGACGAGCACCGTCGGATTCGGCAGCACCTTGCTGACGGCGGCCACTTCGTCGAGGATGTGCGGGGCGCCCGGATCGGGCACGCCGAGCACCAGCGAACGAGGCTCCGACGACGCCCGGCGGGTGCGACACAGATAGTAGACCGTCGCACTCGGCGCGTACGACACCGATACGCGGTCCAGCAGGAACTGGCGCCCGTCGAACAGCGCGTGGAACGGCAGGTAGTGCAGGAACCGGTGGGGCACGATGACCAGGTGCCGAGCGCCGTCGACGAGCGAGAGCAGTGGCTGGAGGAGCGCCGTGTGGCACTCGTGGAGATGGTCCAGCGTCGCGGACAGCAGCGCCGGCGCGAACCGGGAGGCGTACCGCTCGCCGAACGTGAACTTCGACAGCTGGAACTGAACGAGACGCAGCAGCGTTCGCATGCGGCCCGAGTCGCAGAGCGGCCGGACCTCAATCCGATCGCGCGTCACCACACAGCCGAGGATGCGTCCGCGGGCTTCGAAATACTCGACGAGCGCTGTGTCGGACGGGATGGTGGCCCGGATCGCGTCGAGCGGCACGGCCTGTCCACCACCGAGCGCGTTCAGCTCGGCGTCCGCTTGCCCGACTTCCGCCTGCGCGCGTGCGAGCCTTGCCTCGCAGTCGCGGGCGCGCTGCCGCATGTCCGCCACACCGCCCTCCCGGGTGCCCGGCGCACCTTCCGTTTCGCGGGCCTCGATCTTCCGGTACCACCAGATCAGTTCCCGACGCTGCGCGGCAATCGCACCGGACGACGATTCGGCGATTGGCCCCGTCGCCGACGGGTCGAACGCCATCAGGTCGACAAGGCTGCGCGATTTCGCCTGCTCGATGTAGCGGAAGGCTACGCGAGAGCGGAACACCTCCGGCTCGCGCTGAAGGGCGAGCGACACGAGCCCTTCGTAGACGGCGCGCTTGTCCTCGAGAAACGCAACCTTCAACGGCTCACTGGCCAGCTGGCTGCGCAGCGTCTCGAGGCCGGCGTGTGCCTGGCGGAATGCCGCGTATGCGGCCTCGCCATCTCCGAGAGCTTCGTGGATCTCACCGAGCGCGTAATAGCCTTCGGCAGAGAGCGCGGTGGCTTCTCCGCGTTCGGCGCGCGCGATGGCGTGCTCGACGGTCGAGCGGGCATCGACCAGGGCCCCGGTCCTGGCGGCAATCCGGCCGAGCAGCAGTTCACAG encodes:
- a CDS encoding S8 family serine peptidase; translation: MRRFVPPWMALVLLLAASTAASAGQFILRARTTADADTLCRRYGLIDVRLVHQQGPEEVCLVLANTQSAAEDSALRALVAADPLTVSIETDTSLALAESTSAGPALAQSTAAILEAFSRQAPVAYFGRQMPGGYVSQPAAGVIRLADAQQLATGGGVVAIIDTGIDPGHPALADVVVPGYDFVNDVGGVPTDFADLAQSTAAILEQLSGAAPNSVAILNQSTAAILEQATSNMLNAAQLPAAFGHGTMVAGLVHLVAPTASIMPLKAFRADGNASMSDLVSAIYYAVDHGATVINMSFTLAGPSQSLLDAITYAASQRTLLVAAVGNGGSQMTTYPASWPGVIAVASTTLADQRSVFSNYGRVDLSAPGEALITAYPGNHYAAVWGTSFSTALVSGAAALLQQWRPGLTEANALKVLEQGASVPSSLGKARLDLHRALVYLFHELN
- a CDS encoding CHAT domain-containing tetratricopeptide repeat protein yields the protein MSPDALVRALGRAAAHDVRRTLLAHAPRASDSDLVRRLHTATMRAARVNLARADRLVCATRLVARRLGDASEQARSQRTAGHILSMRGRHRAALANYRAALDRLVSPEAALERAITLSGALQTLIYLGDYERAHAWAAEARGVFTALDDTLRLGRLDSNVGNVLYRQDRFNEALACYRRAHRVLTEHGTPEDVGIVLRNMAVCLISLNDFPQALDACRRARTWCEQHGMPRVAAETDYNIAYLHYLRGEYARAIELYRGTRAYCRRVGDPYHQALCDLDQSEIYLELNLNDEGERLATSAWRAFRALHMRYEMGKALVNMGAAASRAGEGRRALALFGRAREVFGRERNRHWLMITDLYRAMVFLREEDLRAARRLCRSALAYFHDKGPPGKAVLCELLLGRIAARTGALVDARSTVEHAIARAERGEATALSAEGYYALGEIHEALGDGEAAYAAFRQAHAGLETLRSQLASEPLKVAFLEDKRAVYEGLVSLALQREPEVFRSRVAFRYIEQAKSRSLVDLMAFDPSATGPIAESSSGAIAAQRRELIWWYRKIEARETEGAPGTREGGVADMRQRARDCEARLARAQAEVGQADAELNALGGGQAVPLDAIRATIPSDTALVEYFEARGRILGCVVTRDRIEVRPLCDSGRMRTLLRLVQFQLSKFTFGERYASRFAPALLSATLDHLHECHTALLQPLLSLVDGARHLVIVPHRFLHYLPFHALFDGRQFLLDRVSVSYAPSATVYYLCRTRRASSEPRSLVLGVPDPGAPHILDEVAAVSKVLPNPTVLVGSEATFDHLREQGPGARHIHLATHGLFRQDNPLLSAVRLGSGEISLLDLYQLHLSAELVTLSGCGTGLSAVVGGDELIGLVRGLLYAGARALLVTLWDVNDRSTAAFMGSFYARLREHPDKAQALTAAMQSLRAEYPHPYFWAPFVLIGDAAAA